A section of the Humulus lupulus chromosome 2, drHumLupu1.1, whole genome shotgun sequence genome encodes:
- the LOC133817641 gene encoding calcium-binding protein KRP1-like, with product MTSGIGKSRVLSDFEDLLPVMAEKLGGEGLIKELCSGFELLMDKDKGLITLESLRSNAAVLGLQNMREDELVSMVREGDLDGDGALNQMEFCVLMFRLSPDLMEESWLWLEDVLQDELNNTKRS from the coding sequence ATGACAAGTGGAATTGGGAAAAGCAGGGTTTTATCCGATTTCGAAGATTTGTTGCCTGTAATGGCCGAGAAATTGGGCGGCGAAGGGCTTATCAAAGAGCTCTGCAGCGGATTCGAGCTGCTGATGGACAAGGACAAGGGGTTGATCACGTTGGAGAGCTTGAGGTCAAACGCTGCCGTTTTGGGTCTGCAAAATATGAGGGAAGATGAGCTTGTGAGTATGGTTAGGGAAGGTGATTTGGATGGCGATGGAGCCCTTAACCAGATGGAGTTCTGCGTTTTGATGTTCAGATTAAGCCCGGACCTCATGGAAGAATCTTGGCTGTGGCTTGAAGATGTTCTCCAAGACGAGCTTAATAATACTAAAAGATCTTAA
- the LOC133817642 gene encoding G-type lectin S-receptor-like serine/threonine-protein kinase At4g03230, which translates to MSSWSQNHVLFIFFFYSFLLYNSFVCYSAEDTITLESLLSDETKDSLVSAGEVFELGFFAPNGSSDSRRYVGIWYYKSNPHTVVWVANRDNPLPGTGGVFAISDDGNLKVVDKSGKTYWSTNVPASTQMNRVVNLMDSGNLVLSNKDPEDNSMSVLWQSFKNPTDTFLPGMMMNENLVLTSWTSYGDPGSGNFTFQQDQEKTNQVIILKRSVKYWNSGVSGRFISLNEMPPAILYLLSNFTSKTVRNDSVPYLTASLYKHTRLVMSISGQIQYLRWDSQMVSSPIWEEPRDKCSAYNACGNFGSCNSMNNLVCKCLPGFKPISPENWNIVDYSGGCVRKTTTCRNNSKIDTFLDLRMMKVGNPDSQFNAKTEEECKVECLNNCQCQAYLFEEAEMIHGSSACWIWSEELNNLQEEYDTGRNLHVRVAVTDIELTPRSCEVCGTNLIPYPLSIDPKCGDPLYYSFHCNNSDGQISFETPSGTFRVTSINPVTQSFFIRLKDLDNCKDSFSEKFLKLNQSLPFTMRHGCNANLANFSSDMISKHGVEVEISWEPPLQPPCSSSADCKDWPDSTCSTAQDGKNRCLCNKHFQWDNLNLKCRGNGFNKTIRRAKMTALIIIVTLITIAVVITLSSTTIYICCWRRKLVKRQDSRKSYEKNGVLQWYDSDRRTKSIDSGRYKEDDTNGIEVPFFDLESILTATSYFSNAKKLGQGGFGPVYKGELPGGEEIAVKRLSSSSGQGHEEFKNEVLLIAKLQHRNLVRLLGYCIEGEERMLVYEYMANKSLDSFIFDRKLCMSLDWDMRFNIILGIARGLLYLHYDSRLRIIHRDLKTSNILLDQEMIPKISDFGLARIFGGDETAANTKRVVGTYGYMSPEYALDGLFSLKSDVFSFGVVVIEIISGKRNTGFFEPEQALSLLGCAWHLWKEEKALNLIEETLVESCKKEEYLKCFNLGLLCVQEDPSDRPTMSNVVSMLGSDSATLPTPKQPAFVVRRCPSSKASSSSKPETYSHNELTVTLECGR; encoded by the exons ATGAGTAGTTGGTCTCAAAATCATGTGTTGTTTATCTTCTTTTTCTACTCATTCTTATTATACAATTCATTTGTGTGTTACTCAGCTGAAGATACCATAACACTTGAGAGTTTACTCAGTGATGAGACAAAAGATTCTCTGGTTTCAGCAGGGGAGGTTTTTGAGCTGGGATTCTTTGCTCCTAATGGAAGCTCTGATAGTAGAAGGTACGTTGGAATATGGTACTACAAGTCAAATCCACATACAGTTGTTTGGGTGGCCAACAGAGATAATCCACTGCCAGgtactggtggagtttttgccaTTTCAGATGATGGAAATCTCAAGGTTGTGGATAAAAGTGGGAAAACTTATTGGTCCACAAATGTTCCAGCCTCGACCCAGATGAATAGAGTGGTTAACCTTATGGATTCTGGGAATTTGGTGTTGAGTAACAAAGACCCTGAAGACAACTCAATGAGTGTTCTCTGGCAGAGTTTTAAAAATCCAACGGATACTTTTCTTCCAGGTATGATGATGAATGAAAATTTAGTATTGACTTCTTGGACAAGTTATGGTGATCCTGGGTCAGGGAACTTTACATTTCAGCAAGATCAAGAGAAAACTAATCAGGTGATTATATTGAAAAGATCAGTAAAGTACTGGAATAGTGGAGTTTCAGGTAGATTTATTAGTCTCAATGAGATGCCTCCTGCTATACTTTATTTGCTTTCAAACTTCACGTCAAAAACAGTTCGAAATGACTCAGTTCCTTATCTCACAGCATCTTTGTACAAGCACACACGATTAGTTATGAGTATTTCTGGTCAAATTCAGTATCTGAGGTGGGATTCTCAGATGGTTTCGTCTCCGATTTGGGAGGAGCCCAGAGACAAATGCAGTGCATACAATGCTTGTGGAAACTTTGGTAGCTGCAATAGTATGAACAATTTGGTCTGCAAATGTTTGCCTGGTTTCAAGCCAATCTCGCCAGAAAACTGGAACATTGTGGATTACTCAGGCGGGTGTGTTAGAAAGACAACGACATGTCGAAACAATTCAAAGATTGACACGTTCTTAGACCTCAGGATGATGAAAGTTGGAAATCCAGATTCTCAATTCAATGCCAAGACTGAAGAGGAATGCAAAGTTGAGTGCCTCAATAATTGCCAGTGCCAGGCATACTTGTTTGAAGAAGCTGAGATGATTCATGGCAGTTCAGCATGCTGGATATGGTCAGAGGAGCTCAACAATCTTCAGGAGGAGTACGACACTGGCAGGAATCTCCATGTTCGAGTAGCAGTTACAGATATAG AATTGACTCCCAGGAGTTGTGAAGTTTGTGGAACAAATCTTATCCCTTATCCCCTTAGCATTGACCCAAAATGTGGTGACCCCTTGTACTATAGTTTTCATTGCAACAATTCTGATGGGCAGATTAGTTTTGAGACACCTAGCGGTACCTTCAGAGTCACAAGCATTAACCCCGTTACACAGTCATTTTTCATCAGACTCAAAGATCTTGATAATTGTAAAGACAGTTTTAGTGAGAAGTTTCTCAAGCTCAACCAGTCATTGCCATTTACTATGAGGCACGGCTGCAATGCTAACTTGGCCAATTTTAGTTCTGACATGATATCTAAACATGGAGTGGAAGTAGAAATTTCTTGGGAGCCACCATTGCAGCCACCTTGTTCTTCATCAGCGGACTGCAAGGACTGGCCAGATTCAACTTGCAGTACTGCTCAAGATGGCAAGAATAGGTGCCTCTGCAATAAACATTTTCAATGGGATAACTTGAACTTGAAATGTAGAG gaaatggcttcaacaagacTATTAGGAGAGCAAAGATGACGGCTTTGATCATTATTGTTACTCTTATAACTATTGCTGTTGTAATTACTCTCTCAAGCACTACCATTTACATCTGCTGTTGGAGAAGAAAGCTGGTCAAAAGACAAG ATAGCAGAAAAAGCTATGAGAAGAATGGGGTGCTTCAGTGGTATGACAGTGACAGACGAACTAAAAGCATTGATTCAGGCAGGTACAAAGAAGATGATACCAATGGCATAGAAGTACCATTTTTCGATCTGGAAAGCATACTCACTGCCACATCTTACTTCTCGAATGCAAAAAAGCTTGGACAAGGAGGATTTGGACCTGTCTACAAG GGTGAGCTTCCAGGAGGAGAAGAAATTGCAGTAAAGAGGCTCTCAAGTAGTTCTGGACAAGGCCATGAGGAATTTAAGAATGAGGTTCTATTAATTGCTAAACTTCAACATCGAAATCTGGTTAGACTTTTGGGTTATTGCATTGAAGGAGAAGAAAGAATGTTAGTTTATGAATACATGGCTAACAAAAGCTTAGACTCTTTCATATTTG ATCGAAAGTTGTGCATGTCATTAGACTGGGATATGCGCTTCAACATCATTCTAGGAATTGCTCGAGGCCTTCTCTATCTCCACTATGATTCCAGGTTAAGGATCATACATAGAGATTTAAAAACCAGCAACATTTTACTAGACCAAGAGATGATCCCCAAAATCTCAGACTTTGGCTTGGCAAGAATTTTCGGTGGTGATGAAACTGCAGCAAACACCAAAAGAGTAGTTGGAACATA TGGCTACATGTCTCCAGAATACGCATTAGATGGACTATTTTCCCTCAAATCCGATGTGTTTAGCTTTGGAGTTGTTGTGATTGAGATCATCAGTGGAAAAAGGAACACAGGATTTTTTGAGCCAGAACAAGCCTTGAGTCTCCTAGGCTGC GCATGGCATTTATGGAAAGAAGAGAAGGCATTGAACTTGATAGAAGAAACACTTGTTGAAAGTTGCAAAAAAGAGGAGTACTTGAAGTGCTTTAATTTAGGGCTATTATGTGTTCAGGAAGATCCAAGTGATCGTCCCACTATGTCTAACGTAGTTTCCATGCTTGGCAGTGACTCTGCAACCCTTCCAACCCCTAAACAACCAGCCTTCGTAGTCAGGCGATGCCCTTCTAGCAAAGCCTCATCCTCAAGTAAACCTGAAACTTACTCTCATAATGAACTAACTGTCACTTTAGAATGTGGCAGATAG